One part of the Saprospiraceae bacterium genome encodes these proteins:
- a CDS encoding aminotransferase class V-fold PLP-dependent enzyme, with protein sequence MEAYFLKFRKHIIGIDQCIETVFGDTKKILYADWTASGRNYKLIEERIQNEIMPFVANTHSETSATGMAMTYAYHEAQAIIKKHVNANEYDVLISSNAGMTGVTNKFLRILGLRIHERFKNKFEISEQDRPIVFITHMEHHSNQTSWIETIADVEIIPPDENGLVSLENFEALLRKYSSRKTKYAAITACSNVTGIMTPYHEIAKLIHTYNGFCFVDFACSAPYVHMDMHPLEKATHLDAIYFSPHKFLGGPGSTGILIFNSALYSNAIPDDPGGGTVDWTNPWGEHKFLDNIEEREDGGTPAFLQTIKVAMCIQLKEEMGINNILLREKEQMEIIWKTLSEISNIHILAEQHKERLGILSFYIEGLHYNAGVKLLNDKFGIQSRGGCSCAGTYGHYLLHVNVETSHKITDLINHGDYSSKPGWIRISIHPTLTDREIMYLAESIKQLALNFNDWMKDYILEYSKGQIKFKDENKDRNMKEKMIQCLHKAFE encoded by the coding sequence ATGGAAGCGTATTTCTTAAAGTTTAGAAAGCATATCATTGGTATTGATCAATGTATTGAAACTGTCTTCGGGGATACAAAAAAAATACTTTATGCTGATTGGACTGCAAGCGGTAGAAACTACAAACTTATTGAAGAACGCATTCAAAATGAGATCATGCCTTTTGTGGCCAATACGCATTCTGAAACAAGCGCAACCGGAATGGCAATGACCTATGCCTATCATGAAGCTCAAGCTATTATTAAAAAACATGTAAATGCAAATGAATACGATGTTCTGATTTCATCAAATGCCGGGATGACAGGTGTAACTAATAAATTTTTAAGAATTTTAGGACTCCGGATTCACGAACGATTTAAAAACAAATTTGAAATTTCAGAACAGGATAGACCGATCGTTTTTATAACGCATATGGAGCATCATTCCAATCAAACAAGTTGGATCGAAACGATTGCAGATGTAGAAATTATTCCTCCAGATGAAAACGGACTTGTGTCACTCGAAAATTTTGAAGCACTCCTTCGAAAATATAGTTCTCGAAAAACCAAATATGCAGCAATCACTGCGTGCTCCAATGTAACCGGAATCATGACACCCTATCATGAAATCGCAAAATTAATACATACCTATAATGGATTTTGTTTTGTAGATTTTGCATGCTCCGCTCCTTATGTTCACATGGATATGCATCCATTAGAAAAAGCTACACATTTAGATGCTATTTACTTTTCTCCGCACAAATTTTTAGGTGGACCAGGTAGTACCGGCATTTTAATTTTTAATAGCGCTCTCTATTCAAACGCTATTCCCGACGATCCTGGAGGCGGAACCGTTGATTGGACAAATCCTTGGGGAGAACATAAATTTTTAGACAATATCGAAGAACGCGAAGATGGCGGTACTCCTGCATTCCTTCAAACGATTAAAGTTGCAATGTGCATTCAGCTTAAAGAAGAAATGGGAATCAATAATATCTTATTGCGTGAAAAAGAACAAATGGAAATTATTTGGAAGACACTTTCAGAAATATCAAATATACATATTCTAGCAGAACAGCATAAAGAACGTTTGGGTATTCTTTCGTTTTATATTGAAGGTTTACACTATAATGCCGGCGTAAAATTATTAAATGACAAATTCGGTATACAGTCCCGAGGAGGTTGTTCCTGCGCTGGAACATACGGACATTACCTTCTCCATGTAAATGTAGAAACCTCCCATAAAATTACAGACCTTATAAACCATGGGGATTATTCCTCTAAACCAGGCTGGATTAGAATTTCAATTCACCCTACCCTAACCGATCGTGAAATTATGTATTTGGCAGAAAGTATAAAACAACTTGCATTGAATTTTAATGATTGGATGAAAGATTATATCCTTGAGTATTCTAAAGGCCAAATCAAATTTAAAGATGAAAACAAAGATCGAAATATGAAAGAAAAAATGATTCAATGCCTGCACAAAGCATTTGAATAA